Proteins from a genomic interval of Harpia harpyja isolate bHarHar1 chromosome 9, bHarHar1 primary haplotype, whole genome shotgun sequence:
- the FOXN4 gene encoding forkhead box protein N4, with amino-acid sequence MASGRMDFSLGAQNAMLQQTGPVASNMHSTGAPGAMIHVQASLPQGILGLNSISTHGANMSQYAVGGQPSPGLQTQQQLFPPPHSQQVFALTQNTQQCNPAAIYNTSYGTQPHYSQPRLAPHSAQELHPKHYPKPIYSYSCLIAMALKNSKTGSLPVSEIYSFMKEHFPYFKTAPDGWKNSVRHNLSLNKCFEKVENKMSGTSRKGCLWALNPAKIDKMEEEMQKWKRKDLAAIHRSMANPEELDKLITDRPENCRRASKQAESEVSTLNHMAAAQGRISMSQLQPQPIMTLSLQSIPLHHQIQTQARIAPDSPAPAQTPPLHTLPDMSHSPLPHHPMGRAPPDFLNMTADMNTEVDALDPSIMDFALQGNIWEEMKDDSFSLDTLGAFSNSPLHLSDCDLGTPGLTPVSSGSDHSFSDLQVTGLYTTYTTLDNVAAAQYMNTQGNKPIALL; translated from the exons ATGGCCAGTGGAAGAATGGATTTTAGCCTTGGTGCCCAGAATGCAATGCTACAACAGACAG GTCCTGTGGCAAGCAATATGCACTCGACAGGAGCACCTGGAGCAATGATTCATGTCCAGGCCAGCCTGCCACAGGGAATCCTGGGACTGAATTCTATTTCAACACATGGAGCAAAT ATGAGCCAGTATGCTGTAGGTGGGCAGCCATCTCCTGGTTTACAAACACAGCAAcaactctttcctcctcctcattcaCAGCAAGTGTTTGCCCTAACACAGAACACACAACAG TGTAACCCAGCAGCAATCTACAACACATCCTATGGGACTCAGCCACACTATTCTCAGCCACGCCTGGCTCCTCACTCTGCCCAAGAACTGCATCCAAAGCATTACCCCAAGCCGATCTATTCATATAG TTGTTTGATTGCAATGgcactgaagaacagcaagacAGGCAGTCTCCCAGTGAGCGAGATCTACAGCTTCATGAAGGAGCACTTTCCCTACTTCAAG ACAGCCCCTGATGGCTGGAAGAACTCTGTGCGCCACAACCTGTCTCTGAATAAGTGTTTTGAGAAGGTGGAGAACAAGATGAGTGGCACCTCTCGCAAAGGGTGCCTGTGGGCTCTCAATCCTGCCAAGATCGACAAGATGGAAGAGGAGATGCAGAAGTGGAAGCGGAAGGACTTAGCTGCTATTCACAGGAGCATGGCTAACCCAG AGGAGCTAGACAAGCTGATCACTGACAGACCTGAGAACTGCAGGCGGGCCAGCAAACAGGCAGAGTCTGAGGTCTCCACCCTGAACCACATGGCAGCAGCCCAAGGCCGAATCTCCAtgtcccagctgcagcctcagcCGATCATGACGCTTTCGCTGCAGTCCATCCCCCTGCATCACCAGATCCAGACCCAGGCTCGCATCGCCCCAGACTCACCAGCACCAGCACAAACGCCTCCTCTCCATACTCTGCCTGACATGAGCCACAGCCCTCTTCCCCACCATCCCATGGGACGTGCACCTCCGGACTTCCTAAACATGACAGCAGACATGAACACTGAGGTGGATGCTCTTGACCCAAGCATTATGGATTTTGCATTGCAAG GTAACATATGGGAGGAAATGAAAGACGACAGCTTCAGCCTTGATACCTTGGGTGCCTTCAGCAACTCCCCGCTCCACCTCTCAGACTGTGACCTGGGCACCCCTGGCCTCACCCCTGTCTCCAGTGGCAGCGATCACTCCTTCTCAGACTTGCAGGTCACCGGCCTTTATACCACTTACACGACACTGGACAACGTAGCAGCAGCTCAGTACATGAACACCCAAGGCAACAAACCCATCGCTCTGCTCTGA